From the genome of Devriesea agamarum, one region includes:
- a CDS encoding GntR family transcriptional regulator, protein MTSPSISDLPPLVGLSIEAHGAVAPVHQIYDAIASAIRSGELAPGTRLPTVRTLATDLQVAVNTVAKAIRRLEESGLVITRGRAGTVVAAQDAPMRELSQAAAYFAELSKRLGIDRSQADALLDAAFADSNTGP, encoded by the coding sequence ATGACTTCTCCGTCGATCTCGGATCTGCCCCCGCTCGTGGGCCTCAGCATCGAGGCCCACGGCGCGGTGGCGCCGGTCCACCAAATCTATGACGCTATTGCGTCCGCAATTCGTTCGGGTGAACTGGCTCCTGGTACTCGGTTACCCACTGTGAGGACGCTTGCGACGGACCTGCAGGTTGCGGTCAACACCGTCGCTAAAGCGATTCGACGGCTTGAGGAATCCGGCCTGGTCATTACCAGGGGACGCGCAGGCACTGTGGTGGCTGCGCAAGATGCGCCCATGCGGGAACTATCCCAAGCCGCGGCGTACTTCGCCGAACTATCCAAGCGCTTAGGTATTGATCGTTCCCAAGCCGACGCCCTCTTGGATGCCGCCTTCGCCGACAGCAATACCGGACCCTAG